The genomic region GCGAGCACCGCGCTGTTGCGGGGCGCAATCCTCAGCCCCACTCGACTGCTGCTCGATGATGGGTTTCGCACCAAGGTTCCACAAGATGAATGCGACTATCCCAATGCGCTGGCTCTTTCTTACCCTGGCCCTTCTGCCCTTCACCGCGCAATTTCTTGCGGCTGCGGAAAAACCACAGAGTCAGAAAGCTGAATATACCCTGCAAATTCCCATCAAAGATGCGGCTATCGTCCGTGATGGAATCATCGGTGAAGCCGTGGGAAAACCAAACCGCGGAAAAATCGGTCTGAATGAAGTCACCGTCACGGCTCCGGGCTACGGCGTCCGGCGCCTTCGTTTCTGGCTCAAAGCTGGTGAAAAAGCCGTCATTGAAGCGAATCTCGCCAGGATTCATGACCCCATCGATCCCGAATGGAAGTCTCTCGATCGAATCATTCCTTCGGCCAAACTCAGCAAGGTGCCGAGCGTCTGTTCCTGGTACCAGGAGAAGACCAATGATACAGCCATCTGTCGCCGCAAGACCTGGCTGGAAGACGTCGCCTTCTCGGAACCGACACCTTACGCTGTTGATGACATGCGAGCCCTGGCCACCAGCAAAAAGCTGACAGGCTATCGCGAGCTGGTCAATCGCAGCACCGAAAGCACGCCTGAGTTGGAAGCTCAGGTGGAAGAGATGTTCCGCCTTTTCCCCAGCAACGCTTCAGTCTTTCAACTGAATGCGGCCATCGCCCTGCAGCGTGGAGACTGCCCACGCGTGCATACCATCTTCGTCGATGCGCAGCAGGTCCTTCCCAATCCTTACCCGCTTTTGCTTTATAAGGCGCTTTGCTTTGAAATCCAGGGACAAACCGAAGCGGCCACCATGCTGATCCAGGAAACCATCAAGAACAACAAGGCACCGGCTCCTTACCTCACCTATCACCTGGGCCGCATGCAGCTGAAGAAATCACCTGATACCGCGATAACTCTGGCCAACAGCTGCCTGAAGAGTTTTCGCTTCGACCTGTCCTGCCAGGAACTTGGTCTGATGGCTGGCCGCCTGACGCAAAAAGTTTTCAAGGTGCAGCGTTTCAATCTTGAGGAAGGCACATTCAAAATCTTTCGCAATCTCGAAGAGGGTTTGCCGAAGGGACTCGCCGAGGCGCTTTTTTTCAGCGTCATTCCCCTGATCAACAGCTACCCGCACAGTCTTGAATTCTATCTCTTCCTCGCCTGGATCGATTCGGTGCAGAAGGTCGGCGGTGGTCTTGATTATTATGCCCGCAAAATGCAGGTCGGCGGCATCCTGGCTTCCGGCGGTCTTGATATGGCGATTGAAACTCTGGAAAAGCAGAACCTTTCCTACCTTCTGCCGGCTGTCTATCGCGCACGCCTTCGCAGCGATCCCCAGGATCCTAATATCTGGCTGCGGTTGATTCGCGCCTATTCAAAAGCCGGCCAGTGTCCCGAGGTGATTCAAACCATCAAGGAAGGCGAGGGCATCCTGCCTCGCTACAATACGCAGCTGCTGCAGATGCAGGCGAGCTGCTATGTGGAGATGAATCGACTCGACGATGCGCTCGATGCCTATCTGAAAGTCCTGACGGCGCAGCCGAAGGTCTGGTCCACCTATTACAATCTGGGTTCGACCTATGACAGGCTCAAGAAGCGCAAAGAGGCTTTGGAGAATTATAAGACCGCGCTGCAGTATAATCCGCCTGCGGAGACTCGGGATAATATCAATGCCCGGATTCTGGAATTGCAGCAGCCTGCGAAGAAGCCTTAAGCGTTCAAGGCTGAGGGTTTGATGACTCTTGGCCGTTGTACTTGAAGGTGTCGTGCATTTTGATGGGGATGACCTCTTCGGTTTCTTCATCCTCATCCAAAAGACCAACCTGCTCCGCTTCCGCAAGCCAGTGCGCACGGTCAGGCAGTTCGATGCCCACGGCTGTGGCATACCCGAGCGACTCGACACCCAGGAAAGCCAGTTCACTGGAGTCCGGCATCGAGCGCGCAATCGCATAGTTCCGTTCAAGCCCATGGCGATCAAAGGCGCGACAGTAGGTCAGCAGCAGTCCGTAAGCGACGTTCTCGTCTTCACCATCGGCAAGGCGCGCAGCGTGCTGCAGAGAACGCTTGAAAGGCATGCGATAGAAGAGCGAGTTGGTCACGAGCCGATATTCATGACTGCTGCGGGGAAACTCTTCAATCACCTGTTCGATGATCGCTTCGTCCTGCAGTCGCACCAAAGCCTCTTCCGCGAATTCGTTCAATTCCGCCAGATCACTCTTTACCAGCGTCTGCAGAATCAGGGGACCGGCATCACGGCAGTCGCGCATGGAAAGAATCATGCAGGCCAGAGCCTTGAGCCAGGGATTGGAGTCATCAGTCAGAATATTTTTCAGCTCAGGGTTCTGCGGGTAAGGACGCCGGGCCACTTCACGCGCAAGAGCCTTGACAGTTTCCTTGATACGCCTGGGAAACATGGGATATTTTGTGAGCGCGACGGACATGCTGCGAAGTTTTTCCCAGAGGCTGTCGGAAGACGAGCGGTAGAAACCTATCGCTTCTTTGATCAATTCGTGCTCGATGCGGGTCAAATCCGGCAGCCTGAGCAGATTTTTTTCGATCGGCAGGAGAAGGGCCGGAGGATGCAAAAGGATCAAATCCAGAGCCAATTTATGCCGATCCGCTTCCATGGATCGAGCCATCTCCAGACAGGGCTCCAGAGTGGAGTCATTCAGCGCAAGGTGCTCCAGATCACGCCGCTGCCAACCGGAGCTCGCAAGGCCACGCTCACCGAGTCGGGCAATCACACCCAGTGTCAGTTCAGCGTCCTGTATTGATGACTCTCCAATGGTTTCAGCCGCAGCACGACGAACCAGGAGACTGTCATCACCGAGAAGTTGCGTCAGCCACTTAAGCTGAAAAGTCGAAAACGCGCTCATTTTTTGGCTCACTTCTTCAACGTCTGCCGAATCAAGTCGGGCCTTATCTGGTCATAGGCTGAAAGGAAGGTCTTGTAAAGTAAATCTACAATCCCTTGATGAGTTTACACCCACTCTGAGCGGGCGCATAAAGATTGGGAAAGCCGCAGTTTTCTCGATATTTGATGGCTTCTGCTGTCTGGTGGCATCCTGGTCTTGGGCAGCTCACACCTAAGCTATCACATTTTATTCGCGCGATGGTAGAGTTTGAGCGGAGCGGTGAAGGAGGCGTCGCTTCAGGCAAAGCCACGGAAGCGAAGCTCTCGGATTCATATGCCAAATCGAATAATAAAAATTACCGTGGTGGAATTTTCAGACAGTCACGGCGTCAATGAAAATCCCCAGCGCGATTCTTACCCTTCGAGGATACTTTCCAACCCGTCAATTCCTCAAGCAAATTTCACGGCTCCTTTCGAAGGTCGAAGTGAAATCCACCTTTATGTTTACCGGTAGACACCGATTGTAAAGGTGTGGAGGATCCCATGCTTAAGCTGATCACCTTTCTCGGTTTTTTCCTGTGCAGCACCCTGACTGCCGCTCCTGTCGACCTCGGCAAGGATTTCGCGGGCAAGCAGTTTGGGCACGATCTCAGCATATTTCGTGATGCTTCAGGCACGATGCCTGTGGATCAGGTTTGGGAACAGACCTTCGCGCCGTCCGAGAAGATGACCCCGAATCTGGGTTTTACCCCTGATATTCTGTGGGTGTCCTTCGAGCTTCATAATCCGGGTGATAAGGATGTTCCCCTCCTCCTCGAATATAGATATGCGTCCGCGGATTTCGTTGAACTCTTTCAAAAAGAGGGCGCGGGTTTTTCTTCCGTGAAGATGGGCGACAAGGTTCCCTACGAATCGCGCAGCTTCAAGAGTCGTTATCCGATATTCGAGTTGAATGTCCCCTCGGGAACGCATCGCTATCTGATGCGGATTGAAACCGAAGGCACGACGATCGCCCCGCTCTTTTTCTGGAACAAGGCGGCGTTCCAGCCTTACATGCTGCGTGACGGCATCACCCTCGGCATCCTCTTCGGGATCCTCTTTGCGATGCTGGCCTATAACCTTTTTCTCTTTGTGTCGTTCAAATCCCGGATCTATCTCTTCTATGTCGCCTACATGTGTTTTTTCACCATGCACGCGCTCTCGGCCCAGGGCCTGTCCTATATCCTGGTTGGCTCGAACTCCCACGATCATTGGTGGTCGAATCAGGGCTTCGTGGTCTTCGCCGAGCTGGCCTCGATCTTCATGGCGCTTTTCAGCATGCATTTCCTCGACATCAAGAATCGGCATCCTATCATCTATAAGCTATGCCTTGTGCATCGAGGCATTTCGATACTCGACATCATCAACGTTCAGTTCCATAGCTATGAGCTGGCCGCAAAAATCGCGAACCTCAACGTGGCTTTCGTCTCCTGCCTCATGATCACGGCCGGGGCCATCAGCATCTATCGGCGCTACCGACCTGCCT from Oligoflexus sp. harbors:
- a CDS encoding tetratricopeptide repeat protein, whose product is MNATIPMRWLFLTLALLPFTAQFLAAAEKPQSQKAEYTLQIPIKDAAIVRDGIIGEAVGKPNRGKIGLNEVTVTAPGYGVRRLRFWLKAGEKAVIEANLARIHDPIDPEWKSLDRIIPSAKLSKVPSVCSWYQEKTNDTAICRRKTWLEDVAFSEPTPYAVDDMRALATSKKLTGYRELVNRSTESTPELEAQVEEMFRLFPSNASVFQLNAAIALQRGDCPRVHTIFVDAQQVLPNPYPLLLYKALCFEIQGQTEAATMLIQETIKNNKAPAPYLTYHLGRMQLKKSPDTAITLANSCLKSFRFDLSCQELGLMAGRLTQKVFKVQRFNLEEGTFKIFRNLEEGLPKGLAEALFFSVIPLINSYPHSLEFYLFLAWIDSVQKVGGGLDYYARKMQVGGILASGGLDMAIETLEKQNLSYLLPAVYRARLRSDPQDPNIWLRLIRAYSKAGQCPEVIQTIKEGEGILPRYNTQLLQMQASCYVEMNRLDDALDAYLKVLTAQPKVWSTYYNLGSTYDRLKKRKEALENYKTALQYNPPAETRDNINARILELQQPAKKP